The following is a genomic window from Bombina bombina isolate aBomBom1 chromosome 3, aBomBom1.pri, whole genome shotgun sequence.
tGATGAAGGTGTAATTCAAGCTGAAATAGGCCGAAAGCTAGGCTTCACTAGGACCACAATTAACACAGTCATGAAGAACAGAGAAAAAATTGTTGCAGAAGTTAAAAGTGCTACACCTGTTAACACCACAACAATTCGAAAAAGGGATAGCATTGTTGCAGACATGGAGAGACTCCTAATACTTTGGATAGAAAATCAGACAACACGCCATGTTCCTGTAAACCAGGCAATTATACAAAGTAAAGCCTTAAGCTTATTCAATGACCTGAAGGCTAAGAAAGGTGAAGCAGCAAAGGATGCTGAATTTGTTGCAAGCCGTGGATGGTTTGATAGGTTTAAGAAGAGGTCTAATCTACATAACATCAAAGTACAAGGAGAGGCAGCTGCTGCAAATACTGAGGCTGCAGAAAGCTATCCAAGTGAATTTGCAAAAATTATTGAAGATGGAGGCTACTCCATGGATCAAATTTTTAATGTGGATGAGACTGGTCTATTCTGGAAGAAGATGCCTGCAAGAACCTTCATTGCAAGACAGGAAAAATCAATGCCAGGCTACAAGCCAGCTAAAGATAGAATAACCCTTCTGTTAGGTGGCAATGCTTCTGGTACCTTAAAGCTAAAGCCTTTGTTTATTTACCGTTTTCAAAATCCAAGAGCTTTGAAGAACTACGTTAAAACTAGACTTCCAGTGCATTGGagggcaaataaaaaagcatgggtaactgcagccctttttgaggattggtttgacacctgctttgttccagaggtgaaagcttattgcaaagacaataatatccctttcaagatTTTGCTGCTTGTTGATAATGCTCCTGGACACCCTCGAACACTAGAAGAGCTCAACCCTAACATTAGAGTGGAATTCCTACCACCAAATACCACTTCATTACTGCAGCCCATGGATCAATGTGTCATAGCTGCCTTCAAGTTAAACTACTTAAAAAGAACATTCAGTAAGTGTATTGCAGCAATAGACAAAGAAGAAGGTGCAGGGCAAGAAGTCCTATCGAAATTCTGGAAAAGCTACAACATCTTGGATTGCATTAAAACTGTAAGAGATGCTTGGAATGACATAAAGGATACCACAATGAAAAGGgcctggaaaaaattatgcccacaGTTAGCTGATGATTCTGAAGGCGTTGATGATTCTGTAGCTAATGTTACTGAAAATATTGTAGAGATGGCAAGGCAGTTAGAGCTGGAAGTAGAgccagaagatgttgctgaactgcttgcatcccatactgagcccctcagcaatgaagatcttctagaacttgaagaggagagagaagaagaagaagatgtgcaaaatggggttgagaacattgaacagcctgaaggcttaacttcaaaaattctctttcaagCTTTCCGTCATCTTGATAGCGCCATGGCTCTTTTTGAAAAGCATGATAGGGACTTTGAAAGAAGCTTCACAGTCAATGGTAACATTTCAGGGGCTTATTCCTGTTACAAAGAAATCTACAGAGAAAAGAAGAAAGCTACACTTCAAACCTCCATAGAGACTTACTTTTCTAAAAGTCCATCAGCACGCAGATCATCATCATCGACAGACAGTCATTTGGATACCAGATCATCAACTGGCAGTCCATTTCCAGCTCTGGCATCACCACCCAGTCCTGCTCCTTCTCTTATTGCTACTTGTAGTACACCCAATTCGCCAGCAAGAAAGCGTCTCGCCTTTGAAGAGTTGACTTGTGAAACAGAAGATACCAGTATGACTTCATCCTTACTAGAATAAATGCTcatagctgatcctaagcttagaaaatgttgtgtttacagtattttgcaatacagtacagtaaatatgttctcttgtcctaagctgatcctaagcttagaaaatgttgtgtttattttgcaatactgtacagtacagtaaatatgttctcttaccctaagctgatcctaagcttagaaaatgttgtgtttattttgcaaaactgtacagtacagtaattatgttctcttgtcctaagctgaccctaagcttagaaaatgtctttatttttcaatacagtacagtaaatactgtatgttctgttgccctaagctgatcctaagcttagaaatttttttgtttattttgcaataaatattttcttttggcctaaccttatagtattgtgtttattttagttataaatgtattatttatatcagtTATGCCTATAAATGACTATTATAATGAAGTACAAGCATTGAGAAgtgaaaaaaaagtattgcttcactttaagtacattttcgttttacatacatgctctggtcccattgtgtacgtaaatgtggggtatgcctgtatatcaattttatttaaacatttgagAATCATATATATAGTAACCATATTTTATTACAAGCACCTATTCTCTAGGCAGAATATTCTTATTCTGGCTTCTCTTAAAATTTATCAAATGTATTCCATTAAGcattttttgcttttgtgtaaTGCCTGTGACATCGATTTTAACCTTGTTCATTATCACAGTCTATTTTACTGCTTTGCCAAAATctacatattttttaattaaaactgtTATACATCAGTAGGGCTAGACATCAGTAATATTTCTTGgaatatctttgtttcttacattCCATGCCAATTAAAACACTTAACACCAATGGAAAACACTGTTAAATGTACATACTGGTTTCATACTAACAACATTAATCATCTCCTCATATTTGGAATCTGCCCTATGCAATACTCTCTTTTCTATTTAACCCATTACTCAAGGgaatcccccaaaataaataacccaCCTTGCTAACCCTTTAGTCACTACCCGCTGTGACTGCCTAACTACAAGTGATTCTCCATTCTTTGGTACCAACTACAACTAATTCCCCTACTGCAAGGGATTACCTCAAGGGGCCACTGGCCCTGAGGGACTCCTTACACAAGTTGTCAAGCGTTTTTTTGTGTGTTCAATTTTGAATGAAGCCATTATCCCTCATCTAAACCCAccagaaaaaaaacttttctgtaCACCTTGTTTTCCATTCTCCAGCATCTTACAGTTCCTCTTGTAATTCCCCTAAAACCAACTGCCCATTGAAGGAACATTCTTCTAAAAGTATTTATACTACAGCTCCAAAAAGGGATATAGGATATGGGGAGGTCAGAAAGATGTATTGTTGAGTTTATTCCTCAAGTCATCCCTCATGCCATGCTTTATCTCAGAGGACATTTAGGAGCTcatattgtaaaaaaatttaatataacaAAAGAAATGTACTTTAAATGAAAACAGGCACACCCTCAAACAATGGTGATGATGGATGCATCTCTATGACGAAGAAGTAATATATCAATTATATGATGAGAATCTAGTATTGAGACTCTGATACTGTTTCAAAAGCTGAAAGATTATTCATCCATCAACATATTTAGTGCAACAGTAGATAAGTTGTATCAGTTTGATTTATATTAGTTCCATCCTATTATTTTCTTGTTTACATAGTCTCAACAACTCATAAAGATTTGGTATGTCCCTCTAGGTGACCTTTAGTGGAAGGAATtaatccttttttatatatatacccatcaccAGATACTTTAGCATTCTTTCACTTTTAGTTTAAAAAGGTCAGTATTATATTAAAGGCacatacaattattttaaaaaagagaGGTACTGAATTCATGCTGGAGCTCTTACATCAATGTTTCTAGACTCCAGTCCTCAAGTTCACCAAACAGTCCAGATTtttatgatatctgaactagatcacaggtctaataaagtaattaacccctaatccgccaataacctaacattaatcccttaaccgtcaaccacacacatcacaataaaccgaattaccctattaacccctaaatcgcaaaaaccccacatcgaaataaacctaattatcctattaacccctaaaccctcacatcacaataaacctaattaccctattaaccccttaaaccgccaaaacccacagcggaaataactaattaaattactaagccccctaacctaacaccctctaaattaaacccaattacctaaattaaaaatacaaaattacaaataaaataaaaaacattactttaaaactaaaaaaaactaagtttaaattaaactcaaaatacaaaaaaaaaaaaggctaacattacagaaaataataaacaaattataaaaaaaattaaaaataaacctaatccctatgaaaataaaaagccccccaaaataaccccccctcctaatctaatgctaaactaccaatagcccttaaaagagctttttgcagggcattgccctaagttaagatgctcttttacagttacaaaaaattctaagtcccccctaacagtaaaacccaccacccaccaaaccccccaaaataaataaaccactctttctgtaaagaagtgcttcctcaaattagattcaggagtaatttgaggaagcacttctttacagaaagagtgattgatttatggaataaacttcctcaagaggtagtagcaacaaacactgtgggggactttaaaaatgcatgggacaagtatagggctatcctacgaactagataagtttatactgttaggtaaggtggggcagacttgctgggcctatggctcttatctgccgtcaatatctatgtttctatgtttctatgttttaacctaacactaaaaaacctaaactacccattgccctgaaaagggcatttgtatgagcattgccctaaaaagggcatttagctcttttgctgcccttaaaatggcatttagctcttttaagaattgcccatacctaatctaaataaaacaaacccacccaaaaaaatttaaaaaacccctaagtctaacccccaggttggtactcacggttcctgaagtccggcggagaaggtcctgttccaagtggtgacctcttctttcttctttcagaAACAAGCCGGAGcagagggcagagctgaagactgaTAACCACGGAGCTGAAGATCGGCGAGcttggaactgaagaccgacgTCTCTGGAACTGTAGACCagtgactgcggagccatggaggatcctcttcatgcaatctccgccgtacactgaataatgaattcaaggtacgcgattaaagatggagtcccttgaattcctattggctgatttgatttttccaatttaaatcagccaataggatgagagctactgaaatcctattggctaatttgaacagccaataggatttcagtagctctcatcctattggctgatttgatttgaagaatcaaatcagccaataacaattcaagggacgccatctttaatcgtgcaccttgaattcactattcagtgtactgcggcaatcagaagaagaggatcctccacgctccatgacttTTCAGTTACaccgtcgccagtcttcagttctgccATAGCCGGTCTTCAGTtacgctgtcctggatgaagaaacaagaggtccccgcttggaagaagatgttggctgcttggaagaagactttaatgCCTAGAAGAGGGCCTTCTCTgatggacttcagcaaccgtgagtaccaaccaaggggttagacttaggtttttttaattttttttttttttttagattagagataggcccttttaagggcaatgtccatacatgcatgcctatcccatttccttacgttaaactcccttcttgacccgctgcaatctggatttcgtccctatcactccacagagacagctattgttaaggtcaccaacgacctacttacagctaaatcaaaaggccacttctctctgcttatcctccttgatctgtccgcagcctttgacactgttgaccatcctcttctgctccaaaccctccaatccttcggcatctgtgacacagccctttcgtggctctcttcctatctgtcaaaccgtaccttcagtgtagccttctctggggcctcctctgccccgtcaccactttctgtcggagtaccgcaaggctctgtcctcggtccccttctcttctcaatctatacgtcatcactaggttccctaattaagtcccacggtttccaatatcatttgtatgccgatgacacccaaatctacttctctgcaccagaactatctccttccttgctaacccgtgtcactaactgtctttctcacatctcttcctggatgttctctcactacctcaagctaaatctctccaaaactgagctcctcattttccccccttcttccaaaatctccacccccaatatctctataactgtcgacaactccatcattacccctaccccacacgcccgatgtctcagggtcacattcgactcagatctttccttcactcctcacattcagtcattggctaaagcctgcagctttcaccttaaaaacatctctaaaattagacacttccttacacaagacacaactaagattttaatccactctctcattctttcccgccttgattactgcaactctgtcctctctggtctccccacctgccgcctagctcctttacaatccataatgaatgcctctgccagactcatcttccttacacgtcgctcttcatctgctgcgcctctctgcaaatcccttcactggcttcctcttgcctctaggatcaaacacaaaaccctcactctgacatacaaagccctcaactgcactgctcccccctacatctcagaccttgtctccagatactctccctcccgtccccttcgctctgctcatgacctcctactctcctcctctcttgtcacctcatcacactcccgtttacaggacttctccagactggctcccatcttgtggaactctctgcctcgctccataagactctcttctagttttaaaagcttcaagtgctccctaaaaactctactgttcagggacgcatacaacctacgctaacctttcctaataccagttcctctcctccactgcaatcccctgaaccctcttagcatgtaagcctaatagtccagctgtttgtggatcaccttcttaagagctgact
Proteins encoded in this region:
- the LOC128651890 gene encoding tigger transposable element-derived protein 1-like; this encodes MADKKKCRKSITLDMKLKIIRLYDEGVIQAEIGRKLGFTRTTINTVMKNREKIVAEVKSATPVNTTTIRKRDSIVADMERLLILWIENQTTRHVPVNQAIIQSKALSLFNDLKAKKGEAAKDAEFVASRGWFDRFKKRSNLHNIKVQGEAAAANTEAAESYPSEFAKIIEDGGYSMDQIFNVDETGLFWKKMPARTFIARQEKSMPGYKPAKDRITLLLGGNASGTLKLKPLFIYRFQNPRALKNYVKTRLPVHWRANKKAWVTAALFEDWFDTCFVPEVKAYCKDNNIPFKILLLVDNAPGHPRTLEELNPNIRVEFLPPNTTSLLQPMDQCVIAAFKLNYLKRTFSKCIAAIDKEEGAGQEVLSKFWKSYNILDCIKTVRDAWNDIKDTTMKRAWKKLCPQLADDSEGVDDSVANVTENIVEMARQLELEVEPEDVAELLASHTEPLSNEDLLELEEEREEEEDVQNGVENIEQPEGLTSKILFQAFRHLDSAMALFEKHDRDFERSFTVNGNISGAYSCYKEIYREKKKATLQTSIETYFSKSPSARRSSSSTDSHLDTRSSTGSPFPALASPPSPAPSLIATCSTPNSPARKRLAFEELTCETEDTSMTSSLLE